One Methylocaldum marinum DNA window includes the following coding sequences:
- a CDS encoding helix-turn-helix domain-containing protein, producing the protein MIYEKFSQITDDRIVASLIGMPKAKFTALVKVFESAALAIDRERVEKGEIKHVKQGGPKGYLDSYEKKLFFVLYYLKTYPTFDVLGFHFGFSGGHAHAHIDRLLPVLGRALTILNVMPERTLTTPEEFSQLIDQYKNIAIDGVEVACVRPQDETEQEKHYSGKKKTYAQIPRNLRL; encoded by the coding sequence ATGATCTACGAAAAATTTAGCCAAATAACCGATGACCGCATCGTGGCATCGTTGATTGGAATGCCCAAGGCGAAGTTCACAGCCCTCGTCAAAGTATTCGAGTCGGCCGCTCTCGCCATCGATCGAGAGCGTGTCGAAAAGGGCGAGATAAAACACGTCAAACAGGGCGGCCCTAAAGGTTATCTTGATTCTTACGAGAAAAAGCTGTTTTTCGTTTTGTACTATCTGAAAACCTATCCCACTTTTGACGTTCTGGGCTTTCATTTCGGTTTCAGTGGCGGACATGCCCATGCCCACATCGACCGGTTGCTGCCGGTTTTGGGACGAGCGTTGACAATCCTCAACGTCATGCCGGAGCGCACGCTAACAACCCCAGAAGAATTCTCTCAACTCATTGATCAATATAAGAACATAGCGATCGATGGCGTGGAGGTCGCTTGCGTTCGACCCCAAGATGAAACTGAACAGGAAAAGCATTACAGCGGAAAAAAAAAGACATACGCTCAAATCCCTCGTAATCTCCGACTTTAA
- a CDS encoding RHS repeat-associated core domain-containing protein: protein MALTAEQRITAVQAQAPDVETGERIAALSHTGALAAGAALAAKGGWVGLTAYGAGMAGAYAGDWAADKLGLAEVAADGLAAFGLRTIGQGGPHPGVVGCQVAHNHGFAGFLATVAVGALAAVAVGALVVATGGAAAVALIGAAAAGGFAGGLVGGALGGALAQMGARTGPISTGSPDVLIAGKPVARMTDTAACSKESAPSPLIEGSETIFVNNLPMARVGHRLACGAVLDEGVDSVFMDHTTVACAEPAPAIPVWGRVLVDGLGILPLGKFAAGLGRRANRTASVRAAGTPRRCQTHCGDPVNVATGEFVEWRTDIDLPGVLPFQLRRSYRTRADAATRSLFGPQWCDSLTVTLVRRGDLIDYHDDEGVCWTFDAPYAVLDAHHLKAPHLALRDTRDAPELHDRETGARYHFDWRGDTARLSRVEDGYGNHYRLHYRRERPVRLEHSDGYTLDFAWRPEGTLGAVWLHEPDAPPVELVRYQHDARGRLIRSQSDASGHLVYAYDERHRLIAWGDSGRTSVQLRYDAAGWVTRVDTPHGIHAARFEYDRPARITRVWLDGACTTYHATADGLVTRVIDPLGAETVTAWDAYQRKVSETDPLGRVTRYAYTDDGGLRGITDPCGRTTRFTYDEAGNRLRLETPDGQRWHWTYDAAGNLRTEQTPDGLVTRLERDARGRLIRHSRPDRSETRFHYDALGRPCGVTAPNGGETRWAQDRLGRVFETTDAEGALTRYAYPPESDGAAPKARGHTAPSRVILANGDTWTYRYDAEGLPNAVTDAAGHTRRYRWGAYDLLESHSDPLGGVTRYRYDAQARLAAVTNALGQTWRYTYDPAGRCVQETDFAGRITRYRYDAAGRLLVKTAPDGHDYCYTWDERDRLTRIDAGDSRIDYAYDEPGRLTRAALYRGDILESETCLRYDPHGRLLEETQGPHRIAWRYDACGRLAGRTTPLGTVAYDYDALGLLDALTGPRGEVHVQRDRLGRTLQRSSRPFGPDGQPVLVPGPQFHLTQRFDAAGHLLAQALRGDGLPSAQRRYHWQHGRLIGLDDARFGRTRYRYDARDQVLEARYDPGPGYGPTLGGLSPGPGPQPGVTAETFGYDALGNLCGQHTPQAHADQTYTPAGSVARRGQTEYRYDERGRTTCRTEHRPGFRPHTWHYRWDAFDRLIQVHTPDGQVWRYTYDAFGRRLAKHCLTPGRAGRRRPLVEAQYLWDGPNLAVEWRRYGTTDAAAAPTETREWHHEPGTFVPLALAYQREQARPAWLHVITDPLGTPRELVSDDGEVVWAGRLRTWGRLDRWAVKDDDTRLARRLPRGYRTAANDPYIEVELRFQNQWEDPETGLYYNYQRYYDPDTGQYLSPDPIGLRGGLRPHGYVHNPVGWVDPWGLAGCPQTFPNQLPRFLSEELVQAERLGVRPIQPSHHDFAELANSGSLGFAVANPISSRHYRKLAW, encoded by the coding sequence ATGGCCCTTACCGCCGAGCAACGGATCACCGCCGTCCAGGCGCAGGCGCCGGATGTCGAAACCGGCGAGCGGATCGCCGCACTCTCCCACACCGGCGCCCTCGCCGCCGGGGCGGCCCTCGCCGCCAAGGGCGGCTGGGTCGGGCTGACCGCCTACGGCGCCGGCATGGCCGGGGCCTATGCCGGCGACTGGGCGGCCGACAAGCTGGGCCTCGCCGAGGTCGCCGCCGACGGTCTCGCCGCCTTCGGGCTGCGGACGATCGGGCAGGGCGGCCCCCATCCCGGCGTGGTCGGCTGCCAGGTCGCCCATAACCACGGCTTCGCCGGCTTCCTCGCCACCGTGGCCGTGGGTGCCCTGGCGGCGGTAGCGGTCGGGGCGCTGGTGGTTGCCACCGGCGGCGCGGCCGCGGTCGCCCTGATCGGTGCCGCCGCGGCCGGCGGCTTTGCCGGGGGACTGGTGGGCGGCGCCCTAGGTGGGGCGCTGGCGCAAATGGGCGCCCGCACCGGCCCGATCTCCACCGGCTCCCCGGATGTGCTGATCGCCGGCAAACCGGTCGCGCGCATGACCGATACCGCCGCCTGCAGCAAGGAATCCGCGCCTTCCCCGCTCATCGAAGGCAGCGAGACCATCTTCGTCAACAACCTGCCGATGGCGCGGGTGGGCCACCGGCTCGCCTGCGGCGCGGTGCTCGACGAAGGCGTCGATTCGGTGTTCATGGACCACACCACCGTCGCCTGCGCCGAGCCCGCCCCGGCCATCCCGGTCTGGGGCCGGGTCCTGGTCGACGGGCTCGGCATCCTGCCGCTCGGCAAGTTCGCGGCGGGGCTCGGCCGGCGCGCCAACCGTACCGCCTCGGTCCGCGCCGCCGGCACCCCCCGCCGGTGCCAGACTCATTGCGGCGATCCGGTGAACGTCGCCACCGGCGAATTCGTCGAGTGGCGCACCGACATCGACCTCCCCGGCGTGCTCCCGTTCCAGCTCCGGCGCAGCTACCGGACCCGCGCGGACGCGGCGACCCGGAGCCTCTTCGGCCCCCAGTGGTGCGATTCCCTCACCGTCACGCTGGTGCGGCGCGGCGACCTTATCGACTATCACGACGACGAAGGCGTGTGCTGGACCTTCGATGCCCCTTATGCGGTGCTCGACGCCCATCATCTCAAGGCGCCTCACCTGGCGCTGCGGGACACCCGCGACGCCCCCGAACTGCACGATCGCGAGACCGGCGCCCGCTATCATTTCGACTGGCGGGGCGACACCGCCCGGCTGAGCCGGGTCGAGGACGGCTACGGCAACCATTACCGCCTGCACTATCGGCGGGAGCGCCCGGTGCGGCTCGAACACAGCGACGGCTACACCCTCGATTTCGCCTGGCGGCCCGAGGGCACCCTGGGCGCGGTGTGGCTGCACGAGCCCGACGCTCCGCCGGTGGAACTGGTTCGCTATCAGCACGACGCCCGGGGCCGGCTGATCCGGAGTCAAAGCGACGCCAGCGGCCACCTGGTCTACGCCTACGACGAGCGCCACCGGCTCATTGCCTGGGGCGACAGCGGCCGGACCTCGGTTCAGCTCCGGTATGACGCAGCGGGCTGGGTGACCCGGGTCGACACGCCGCACGGCATCCATGCCGCCCGCTTCGAGTACGACCGCCCCGCGCGGATCACCCGGGTGTGGCTCGACGGCGCCTGCACGACCTACCACGCCACGGCCGACGGGCTCGTCACCCGGGTGATCGATCCCCTGGGCGCGGAGACCGTCACCGCCTGGGATGCCTACCAGCGGAAAGTGAGCGAGACCGACCCGCTCGGCCGGGTCACCCGCTACGCCTACACCGACGACGGCGGGCTCCGGGGCATCACCGACCCGTGCGGCCGCACCACCCGCTTCACCTATGATGAGGCCGGCAACCGCCTCCGGCTCGAGACGCCGGACGGGCAGCGCTGGCACTGGACCTACGATGCCGCCGGGAATCTCCGCACCGAACAGACCCCGGACGGCTTGGTCACCCGCCTGGAACGGGACGCCCGCGGCCGGCTCATCCGCCACAGCCGGCCGGACCGGAGCGAAACCCGGTTCCACTACGATGCCCTGGGCCGGCCCTGCGGCGTGACCGCCCCCAACGGCGGCGAGACCCGCTGGGCCCAGGACCGGCTCGGCCGGGTGTTCGAAACGACCGATGCCGAAGGCGCCCTGACCCGCTACGCCTACCCGCCGGAGTCCGACGGCGCGGCGCCCAAGGCCCGCGGCCATACCGCGCCGAGCCGGGTGATCCTCGCCAACGGCGACACCTGGACCTACCGCTACGACGCCGAGGGTCTCCCGAACGCCGTCACCGATGCCGCCGGCCACACCCGACGGTACCGCTGGGGCGCTTACGATCTGCTGGAAAGCCATAGCGACCCCTTGGGCGGCGTCACCCGCTACCGCTACGACGCCCAGGCCCGGCTCGCCGCCGTCACCAACGCCCTCGGCCAGACCTGGCGCTACACTTACGACCCGGCCGGCCGCTGCGTCCAGGAAACCGACTTCGCCGGACGTATCACCCGCTATCGCTACGATGCCGCCGGCCGCCTGCTGGTGAAGACCGCGCCCGACGGCCACGACTATTGCTACACCTGGGACGAGCGCGACCGCCTGACCCGCATCGACGCCGGCGACAGCCGCATCGACTACGCCTACGACGAACCCGGCCGCCTCACCCGCGCCGCGCTGTACCGGGGCGACATCCTCGAGAGCGAGACCTGCTTGCGCTACGACCCGCACGGGAGGCTGCTGGAAGAAACCCAAGGGCCGCACCGCATCGCCTGGCGCTACGACGCCTGCGGCCGCCTCGCCGGGCGCACCACCCCGCTGGGCACGGTGGCCTACGATTACGACGCCCTGGGACTGCTCGACGCCCTCACCGGCCCCCGCGGCGAGGTGCATGTCCAGCGCGACCGCCTGGGCCGTACCCTTCAGCGCAGCAGCCGGCCCTTCGGACCCGACGGCCAGCCGGTCCTCGTGCCGGGGCCGCAGTTCCACCTCACCCAGCGCTTCGACGCCGCCGGGCACCTCCTCGCCCAGGCACTCCGCGGCGACGGCCTCCCGTCGGCCCAGCGCCGCTACCACTGGCAGCACGGCCGGCTGATCGGCCTCGACGACGCCCGCTTCGGACGCACCCGCTACCGCTATGACGCCCGCGACCAGGTGCTCGAGGCCCGGTACGACCCCGGCCCGGGCTACGGCCCCACGCTCGGCGGCCTCTCGCCCGGCCCCGGCCCGCAGCCGGGCGTCACCGCGGAAACCTTCGGCTACGATGCCTTGGGCAACCTCTGCGGACAGCACACCCCGCAGGCGCACGCGGACCAAACCTACACCCCGGCCGGCAGCGTCGCCCGCCGCGGCCAGACCGAGTACCGCTACGACGAACGCGGCCGCACCACCTGCCGCACCGAGCACCGCCCGGGGTTTCGGCCGCACACCTGGCACTACCGCTGGGACGCCTTCGACCGCCTGATCCAGGTCCACACCCCGGACGGCCAGGTCTGGCGCTACACCTACGACGCCTTCGGCCGGCGCCTCGCCAAACACTGCCTCACCCCAGGCCGCGCCGGCCGGCGCCGGCCCCTGGTCGAAGCCCAGTATCTCTGGGACGGCCCCAACCTCGCGGTCGAATGGCGACGCTACGGGACGACTGACGCGGCGGCCGCCCCCACCGAAACCCGCGAATGGCATCACGAGCCCGGCACTTTCGTGCCCCTGGCCCTGGCTTACCAACGCGAGCAAGCCCGCCCCGCCTGGCTGCATGTCATCACCGACCCGCTCGGCACCCCGCGGGAACTCGTCAGCGACGACGGCGAGGTCGTCTGGGCCGGCCGGCTGCGCACCTGGGGCCGGCTCGACCGCTGGGCGGTCAAGGACGATGACACCCGCCTGGCCCGCCGCCTCCCGCGGGGCTACCGGACCGCCGCCAACGACCCCTACATCGAGGTCGAGCTGCGCTTTCAGAACCAGTGGGAAGACCCGGAAACCGGGCTGTACTACAACTACCAGCGCTACTATGATCCCGACACCGGGCAATACCTGAGTCCCGATCCCATCGGCCTCCGGGGCGGGCTCCGGCCGCACGGGTACGTGCACAATCCCGTGGGCTGGGTCGATCCGTGGGGGTTGGCGGGGTGTCCGCAGACCTTTCCTAATCAGCTTCCTCGTTTCTTGAGTGAAGAATTGGTTCAAGCAGAGCGGCTTGGTGTGCGACCGATTCAACCATCCCATCACGATTTTGCCGAACTGGCAAATTCTGGCTCTCTCGGATTTGCCGTGGCAAACCCTATATCTAGTAGACATTATCGGAAACTAGCATGGTAG
- a CDS encoding RHS repeat-associated core domain-containing protein encodes MPALRPPCQKFNKPNYRLHYRRERLVRLEHSDGYTLDFAWRPEGTLGAVWLHEPDGPPVELVRYQHDAQGRLIRSQSDASGHLVYAYDERHRLIAWGDSGRTSVQLRYDAAGWVTRVDTPHGIHAARFEYDRPARITRVWLDGACTTYHATADGLVTRVIDPLGAETVTAWDAYQRKVSETDPLGRVTRYAYTDDGGLRSITDPCGRTTRFTYDDAGNCLRLETPDGQRWHWTYDAAGNPCTEQTPDGLITRLERDARGRLVRHIRPDRSETRFHYDALGRPCGVTAPNGGETRWAQDRLGRVFETTDAEGALTRYAYPPESDGAAPKARGHTAPSRVILANGDTWTYRYDAEGLPDAVTDAAGHTRRYRWGAYDLLESHSDPLGGVTRYRYDAQARLAAVTNALGQTWRYTYDPAGRCVQETDFAGRITRYRYDAAGRLLVKTAPDGHDYCYTWDERDRLTRIDAGDSRIDYAYDESGRLTRAALYRGDTLESETCLRYDPHGRLLEETQGPHRIAWRYDACGRLAGRTTPLGTVAYDYDALGLLDALTGPRGEVHVQRDRLGRTLQRSSRPFGPDGQPVLVPGPQFHLTQRFDAAGHLLAQALRGDGLPPAQRRYHWQHGRLIGLDDARFGRTRYRYDARDQVLEARYDPGPGYGPTLGGLSPGPGPQPGVTAETFGYDALGNLCGQHTPQAHADQTYTPAGSVARRGQTEYRYDERGRTTCRTEHRPGFRPHTWHYRWDAFDRLIQVHTPDGQVWRYTYDAFGRRLAKHCLTPGRAGRRRPLVEAQYLWDGPNLAVEWRRYGTTDAAAAPTETREWHHEPGTFVPLALAYQREQARPAWLHVITDPLGTPRELVSDDGEVVWAGRLRTWGRLDRWAVKESDTRLARRLPRGYRTAANDPYLEVDLRFQNQWEDPESGLYYNYQRYYDPDTGQYLSPDPIGLRGGLRPHGYVHNPVGWVDPWGLAGCPTRFDRKTNQFQGADGRFISRADAAKYARLNPQKQASHILGTPNYTNRIKQGKPTSAFSDRATAEALTREALALGNPVRNSAGKIVPGQFEYDFNRPVGTGYFGGTQSKVTVHVDSNGMIHGHPSGPEL; translated from the coding sequence TTGCCAGCCCTCCGGCCGCCATGTCAGAAGTTCAACAAACCCAACTACCGCCTGCACTATCGACGGGAACGCCTGGTGCGGCTCGAACATAGCGACGGCTACACCCTCGATTTCGCCTGGCGGCCCGAGGGCACTTTGGGCGCGGTGTGGCTGCACGAGCCCGACGGTCCGCCGGTAGAACTGGTCCGCTATCAGCACGACGCCCAGGGCCGGCTGATCCGGAGCCAAAGCGACGCCAGCGGCCACCTGGTCTACGCCTACGACGAGCGCCACCGGCTCATTGCCTGGGGCGACAGCGGCCGGACCTCGGTTCAGCTCCGGTATGACGCAGCGGGCTGGGTGACCCGGGTCGACACGCCGCACGGCATCCATGCCGCCCGCTTCGAGTACGACCGCCCCGCGCGGATCACCCGGGTGTGGCTCGACGGCGCCTGCACGACCTACCACGCCACGGCCGACGGGCTCGTCACCCGGGTGATCGATCCCCTGGGCGCGGAGACCGTCACCGCCTGGGATGCCTACCAGCGGAAAGTGAGCGAGACCGACCCGCTCGGCCGGGTCACCCGCTACGCCTACACCGACGACGGCGGGCTCCGGAGCATCACCGACCCGTGCGGCCGCACCACCCGCTTCACCTATGACGACGCCGGCAATTGCCTCCGGCTCGAGACGCCGGACGGGCAGCGCTGGCACTGGACCTACGATGCCGCCGGGAATCCCTGCACCGAACAGACCCCGGACGGCTTGATCACCCGCCTGGAACGGGACGCCCGCGGCCGGCTCGTCCGCCACATCCGGCCGGACCGGAGCGAAACCCGGTTCCACTACGATGCCCTGGGCCGGCCCTGCGGCGTGACCGCCCCCAACGGCGGCGAGACCCGCTGGGCCCAGGACCGGCTCGGCCGGGTGTTCGAAACGACCGATGCCGAAGGCGCCCTGACCCGCTACGCCTACCCGCCGGAGTCCGACGGCGCGGCGCCCAAGGCCCGCGGCCATACCGCGCCGAGCCGGGTAATCCTCGCCAACGGCGACACCTGGACCTACCGCTACGACGCCGAGGGTCTCCCGGACGCCGTTACCGATGCCGCCGGCCATACCCGACGGTACCGCTGGGGCGCTTACGATCTGCTGGAAAGCCATAGCGACCCCTTGGGCGGCGTCACCCGCTACCGCTACGACGCCCAGGCCCGGCTCGCCGCCGTCACCAACGCCCTCGGCCAGACCTGGCGCTACACTTACGACCCGGCCGGCCGCTGCGTCCAGGAAACCGACTTCGCCGGGCGTATCACCCGCTATCGCTACGATGCCGCCGGCCGCCTGCTGGTGAAGACCGCGCCCGACGGCCACGACTATTGCTACACCTGGGACGAGCGCGACCGCCTGACCCGCATCGACGCCGGCGACAGCCGCATCGACTACGCCTACGACGAATCGGGCCGCCTCACCCGCGCCGCGCTGTACCGGGGCGACACCCTCGAGAGCGAGACCTGCTTGCGCTACGATCCGCACGGGCGCTTGCTGGAAGAAACCCAAGGGCCGCACCGCATCGCCTGGCGCTACGACGCCTGCGGCCGCCTCGCCGGGCGCACCACCCCGCTGGGCACGGTGGCCTACGATTACGACGCCCTGGGCCTGCTCGACGCCCTCACCGGCCCCCGCGGCGAGGTACATGTCCAGCGCGACCGCCTGGGCCGTACCCTTCAGCGCAGCAGCCGGCCCTTCGGACCCGACGGCCAGCCGGTCCTCGTGCCGGGGCCGCAGTTCCACCTCACCCAGCGCTTCGACGCCGCCGGGCACCTCCTCGCCCAGGCGCTCCGCGGCGACGGCCTGCCGCCGGCCCAGCGCCGCTACCACTGGCAGCACGGCCGGCTGATCGGCCTCGACGACGCCCGCTTCGGACGCACCCGCTACCGCTATGACGCCCGCGACCAGGTGCTCGAGGCCCGGTACGACCCCGGCCCGGGCTACGGCCCCACGCTCGGCGGCCTCTCGCCCGGCCCCGGCCCGCAGCCGGGCGTCACCGCGGAAACCTTCGGCTACGATGCCTTGGGCAACCTCTGCGGACAGCACACTCCGCAGGCGCACGCGGACCAGACCTACACCCCGGCCGGCAGCGTCGCCCGCCGCGGCCAGACCGAGTACCGCTACGACGAACGCGGCCGCACCACCTGCCGCACCGAGCACCGCCCGGGGTTTCGGCCGCACACCTGGCACTACCGCTGGGACGCCTTCGACCGCCTGATCCAGGTCCACACCCCGGACGGCCAGGTCTGGCGCTACACCTACGACGCCTTCGGCCGGCGCCTCGCCAAACACTGCCTCACCCCCGGCCGCGCCGGCCGGCGCCGGCCCCTCGTCGAAGCCCAGTATCTCTGGGACGGCCCCAACCTCGCGGTCGAATGGCGACGCTACGGGACGACTGACGCGGCGGCCGCCCCGACCGAAACCCGCGAATGGCATCACGAGCCCGGCACTTTCGTGCCCCTGGCCCTGGCTTACCAACGCGAGCAAGCCCGCCCCGCCTGGCTGCACGTCATCACCGACCCGCTCGGCACCCCGCGGGAGCTCGTCAGCGACGACGGCGAGGTCGTCTGGGCCGGCCGGCTGCGCACCTGGGGCCGGCTCGACCGCTGGGCGGTCAAGGAAAGCGACACCCGCTTGGCCCGCCGCCTGCCGCGGGGCTACCGGACCGCCGCCAACGATCCCTACCTCGAGGTCGATCTGCGCTTCCAGAACCAGTGGGAAGACCCGGAAAGCGGGCTGTACTACAACTACCAGCGCTACTATGATCCCGACACCGGGCAATACCTGAGTCCCGATCCGATCGGACTCCGGGGCGGCCTCCGGCCGCACGGGTACGTGCACAATCCCGTGGGCTGGGTCGATCCGTGGGGGTTGGCGGGGTGTCCCACTAGGTTTGATCGAAAGACAAATCAATTTCAAGGCGCCGACGGCCGGTTTATATCGCGCGCGGACGCAGCCAAATACGCACGGCTCAATCCACAAAAGCAGGCTAGCCATATATTAGGCACCCCAAATTACACCAACCGCATTAAGCAAGGGAAACCTACATCTGCGTTTTCTGACAGGGCAACAGCAGAAGCTCTAACACGAGAGGCGTTAGCGTTAGGAAACCCAGTACGGAACTCGGCAGGCAAAATTGTTCCAGGACAATTTGAATATGATTTTAATCGTCCAGTCGGTACAGGTTACTTTGGCGGGACTCAAAGCAAGGTTACTGTCCATGTGGACAGCAATGGGATGATCCATGGCCACCCATCTGGCCCGGAGCTTTGA
- a CDS encoding transposase family protein: MAWRSLAFDPKMKLNRKSITAEKKRHTLKSLVISDFNRRILFLCRIVAGSVHDYTLMKDVFTPGSAWFEKVNLWLDLGFLGADKDYQSTQIYLPHKKPRKSKKNPNPTLTPEQKKQNRKQAATRVIVEHAIGGMKFFHCLVVGLSSLYTTMYNYFLA; encoded by the coding sequence ATGGCGTGGAGGTCGCTTGCGTTCGACCCCAAGATGAAACTGAACAGGAAAAGCATTACAGCGGAAAAAAAAAGACATACGCTCAAATCCCTCGTAATCTCCGACTTTAATCGAAGGATATTGTTTTTGTGCCGCATTGTGGCAGGCAGCGTACATGACTACACACTCATGAAAGACGTCTTCACACCGGGTTCAGCGTGGTTCGAGAAGGTCAATTTATGGCTTGACTTAGGATTTCTGGGCGCGGACAAAGATTATCAAAGTACCCAAATATATCTACCCCACAAGAAACCCAGAAAATCCAAGAAAAACCCTAATCCGACATTGACGCCTGAGCAGAAGAAACAGAACAGAAAACAAGCCGCCACGCGGGTCATCGTTGAGCATGCCATCGGTGGCATGAAGTTCTTCCACTGCTTGGTGGTGGGTTTAAGTAGTTTATATACTACAATGTACAATTATTTCTTAGCTTAA
- a CDS encoding helix-turn-helix domain-containing protein has translation MVSYEDVKQKPKTLMAMTSLKASEFEELLVSFAATGDEETGKNLTKGGRPPIIASMADRLLFILFYLKTYPLQEVIAHLFGMSQPQANFTIHRLSRVLNKTLDARGHKPARLTEEMLSRLEQETRQDLGIDGTERRINRPVNDLGQRIHYSGKKNATP, from the coding sequence ATGGTTTCCTACGAAGACGTGAAGCAAAAGCCGAAGACATTGATGGCCATGACCAGTCTGAAGGCCTCCGAGTTTGAGGAACTCTTGGTTTCTTTTGCGGCGACAGGGGACGAAGAAACCGGCAAGAACCTGACTAAAGGAGGGCGTCCGCCGATTATCGCGAGCATGGCCGACCGGCTGCTGTTCATCCTGTTCTATCTGAAGACCTACCCTCTGCAAGAGGTCATCGCGCATCTGTTCGGCATGAGCCAACCCCAGGCCAACTTCACGATCCACCGGTTGAGCAGGGTGCTCAACAAGACACTTGACGCCCGCGGGCACAAGCCCGCCCGGCTCACCGAGGAGATGCTGTCCAGGCTGGAGCAGGAGACGCGGCAGGACTTGGGCATAGACGGAACGGAAAGGCGCATCAACCGCCCCGTCAACGACCTGGGGCAACGCATCCACTACAGCGGTAAAAAAAATGCCACACCGTGA
- a CDS encoding IS1 family transposase (programmed frameshift) translates to MAYQTIPCKYCKSSDVVRYGTQNGYPRFRCKHCGRTFKTEYIYRAYESGIKEQIVDMAMNGSGIRDTARVLGIGKNTVMSTLKKSPPKLVTVNPYIGSREIAVEIRHLFDSPMDAQADEQWSYVARKKNPRWLWYAIDAATGCILSFVFGRRKEDVCEQLIANLRVFNIRTYYTDDWPSYAAFIPANKHVIGKKYTQKIENKNLLLRTRIKRLTRKTICFSKSELLHDGVIGLFINRHCFQLN, encoded by the exons ATGGCCTATCAAACGATTCCGTGCAAATACTGTAAAAGTTCCGATGTGGTGCGCTATGGTACACAGAATGGTTACCCCCGCTTTCGTTGCAAGCACTGTGGGCGCACCTTCAAGACCGAATACATTTACCGGGCCTACGAGTCCGGTATCAAAGAACAGATTGTTGACATGGCGATGAATGGCAGTGGTATTCGAGATACCGCTCGTGTTCTCGGGATTGGGAAAAACACAGTCATGTCTACACTGAAAAAAAGTCCACCGAAGT TGGTCACGGTGAATCCTTACATCGGCTCTCGGGAAATCGCCGTGGAAATCAGGCATCTCTTTGATTCGCCGATGGATGCTCAGGCGGACGAACAGTGGAGCTATGTGGCTCGCAAGAAGAACCCACGTTGGCTCTGGTACGCCATCGACGCCGCCACCGGATGCATTTTGTCCTTTGTGTTTGGGCGGCGCAAAGAGGACGTTTGCGAACAATTGATCGCCAATCTGCGCGTTTTCAATATTCGAACCTATTACACCGATGATTGGCCAAGCTATGCTGCGTTCATTCCGGCAAACAAGCACGTCATTGGTAAGAAATATACGCAAAAGATCGAAAACAAAAACCTTTTGTTACGCACTCGCATCAAGCGCTTAACTCGCAAAACGATCTGCTTTTCAAAATCTGAGTTGCTTCACGATGGGGTGATCGGCCTCTTCATTAATCGCCACTGCTTTCAACTAAATTGA
- a CDS encoding DcrB-related protein, giving the protein MENIGEGVLALPAEWHNASLHIFTAQPPGSPGLSITVNRDRLPFGTALETYAEDQLEKLRHQLKAFELKAKEAFQLDGRPACALEFVWHTDDAGPVHQLLVCVADGQKLLNFAASSQGLMNASQRAEVRRILLSFRFHPAA; this is encoded by the coding sequence ATGGAAAACATCGGCGAAGGCGTCCTGGCCCTCCCGGCCGAGTGGCATAACGCGAGCCTCCATATCTTCACCGCCCAGCCGCCCGGCTCACCGGGCCTGAGCATTACCGTCAACCGCGACCGGCTGCCGTTCGGCACCGCCCTGGAAACCTACGCCGAAGACCAGCTCGAAAAGCTCCGGCATCAGCTCAAGGCCTTCGAGCTCAAGGCTAAAGAGGCCTTTCAGCTGGACGGGCGCCCCGCCTGCGCCTTGGAATTCGTCTGGCACACCGACGACGCCGGTCCGGTGCACCAGCTCCTGGTGTGCGTGGCCGACGGCCAGAAGCTGCTGAATTTCGCCGCTTCCAGCCAGGGGCTGATGAACGCGTCGCAGCGCGCCGAAGTCCGCCGCATCCTGTTGTCGTTCCGCTTCCACCCCGCGGCCTGA
- a CDS encoding helix-turn-helix domain-containing protein, translating into MMLSSSATGRTRSPSPEELREVSKAPRRSIALPLDDYRQRYPDRNEAMARAYLSGAYTLSEIGAHFGVQYRTVSRAVRRLEQNDRD; encoded by the coding sequence ATGATGCTTTCGTCGAGCGCTACCGGCAGGACAAGAAGCCCGAGCCCCGAGGAACTCCGGGAAGTCTCCAAAGCCCCTCGGCGGTCTATCGCTCTGCCCCTTGACGACTATCGGCAACGCTATCCGGACAGAAACGAAGCAATGGCGCGGGCCTACTTGTCCGGCGCCTACACCCTGTCGGAGATCGGCGCTCATTTCGGCGTTCAATATAGGACGGTGAGCCGAGCTGTGCGAAGACTGGAGCAGAATGACCGGGATTAA